In Leifsonia sp. ZF2019, a genomic segment contains:
- the rplX gene encoding 50S ribosomal protein L24 — protein sequence MANIKKGDLVEVITGRSQARGGDRGKQGRVIEVLVEKNRVIVEGVNFVTKHVRVGQTQRGTKTGGIETHEASIHVSNVALVDPETKKPTRVGFRTETVTKDGVTKTVRVRYAKKSGKDL from the coding sequence ATGGCGAACATCAAGAAGGGCGACCTCGTCGAGGTCATCACGGGCCGCTCGCAGGCCCGTGGTGGTGACCGCGGCAAGCAGGGTCGTGTCATCGAGGTCCTGGTCGAGAAGAACCGCGTGATCGTCGAGGGCGTCAACTTCGTCACCAAGCACGTCCGCGTCGGCCAGACGCAGCGTGGCACGAAGACCGGCGGCATCGAGACCCACGAGGCCTCGATCCACGTCTCCAACGTGGCCCTGGTCGACCCCGAGACCAAGAAGCCGACCCGCGTCGGCTTCCGCACCGAGACCGTTACGAAGGACGGCGTCACCAAGACGGTCCGCGTTCGTTACGCCAAGAAGTCTGGTAAGGACCTGTAA